In Amphiura filiformis chromosome 2, Afil_fr2py, whole genome shotgun sequence, one DNA window encodes the following:
- the LOC140171231 gene encoding uncharacterized protein: MATKDDSNGGSPTEALTGNPLLTIVILVGGVAGGLALVIGVIFFCKYCVKKSRDRDRTAFFSPLPVELDVDRHPRPTLLQFKPHQEDAIAVSHKDNGSPESKLLDQTNEDGEPLTDDDSEPDRLPDIPEEEPQGPTDPDDILQYIDEMKKAEMEKQEKQAAAAEAEPSPKKVSFQVCQPYRQKRAEYTRRYTEGDFHHLKSSRIKHPPECTKSMSLDYGTAMMSADRSQNVQPMKPLLQPQPANIDTSPSPTDVPSYTAHTIKAQIHNQPNGAATAVSEAKSMDMPKSPAKMTGPDTNGRRAPAGGHARSPRRTRKEMKDTRSAPPVAPATAVASGFVPIPSDNETGFAEPISSDGSDGKPNEIAISRVVRPTEILNGPTKVTKEQGKEKRARDYHDLWHLRTTLEMEDTASSTGSSEPDTVVPANGSKDNLGPTQAQVNQQEPEIPRLDVRDTETGTQTWPLEEETEDEKHRLCVIQRHKLHARGDQPDSFEQIFSSISTEESDTSERSKGGDSSGKDSASKLRQMQADSGYTSIEHKNELSDQQKRQLLFTTSDRDSTSIESMYTPILSSETSPIGDRPTSSETDGTAGDSIDTIKDEPGNLFGRKRSDRKTASTKRREFTKGKGEAIFGSFSFPEEDSEHGSVTSEKSVYMASDSQGESPERRRPRMGRLFRLSREERLNVYPKGRDYSIDEKTDVLFKEFLRQDAMFETSQRRARPTRGRRLSLHHKQHSDSFVESSSKIMEVPLEQARSASFDTRGETAKERLTHLLPASASSSRSRITPQDSIEEEYLRIESSKMWDGHPPPSTRETDNNLNVPHENTLSVPHDPVLKESSKRGPPVRSQSAAAAPGYGPSEGPVHLGLEDVSSRRSAFRAVRKSPLLKRSYALEDGSSVGGDPPEATTHTEPSRVAAQPPAVASTSPGSKSPKSPRSPKVRPRQPSRSMALTTHASLTATVTTRSPHPEASPRSGRRSKSPLRHQSTGSSQGSVEIAEALESQRAFHLAVPGTPPDRPHSASSVHRLQQEARAPPFNRRHSDEAFEANESKRSYDHSRSPRPHRAHARLQGRPPTNRTSSENNIFDRQNKSGSERDLRRQQYGRAHSALDVFAAQKPYREARDRDSRDRDSRDRDGRDRDVRDRDGRDREGRERDTRDLREQKARRTPDRDRERERYFARSQTFDCPISPSRERPPRDRRYAGSPDRDRPLPPRERRHPESPDRDRQRPATFIRKS, encoded by the exons aaCTGCCTTTTTTAGCCCTCTACCTGTGGAGTTAGACGTTGATCGCCATCCCCGACCCACCTTACTACAGTTCAAACCACACCAAGAAGATGCTATCGCAGTATCCCATAAAGATAATGGCTCCCCTGAAAG CAAACTCCTTGACCAAACCAACGAAGACGGAGAACCTCTTACAGATGATGATTCTGAGCCTGACAGACTCCCAG ATATTCCTGAAGAGGAACCACAAGGACCCACAGACCCAGATGATATTTTACAATACATTGATGAAATGAAGAAAGCTGAGAtggaaaaacaagaaaaacaggCGGCAGCAGCTGAGGCCGaaccttcaccaaagaaagtgtCCTTCCAAGTTTGTCAACCATACCGGCAAAAACGGGCCGAATATACAAGACG GTACACAGAAGGTGATTTTCATCATTTAAAGAGTTCAAGGATAAAACACCCTCCAGAATGTACGAAATCAATGTCACTAGATTATGGAACCGCTATGATGTCAGCGGACAGGTCACAAAATGTACAACCAATGAAGCCATTGCTACAGCCACAGCCTGCCAATATCGACACGTCACCATCGCCTACCGATGTGCCCTCTTATACTGCCCATACTATCAAAGCACAAATTCATAACCAACCAAATGGCGCTGCAACAGCGGTTTCAGAAGCGAAGAGTATGGATATGCCAAAGAGTCCCGCTAAAATGACCGGACCTGACACCAATGGAAGACGGGCTCCCGCTGGTGGTCATGCAAGGTCACCGAGAAGAACGAGGAAAGAAATGAAAGATACTCGTAGCGCACCACCTGTGGCACCAGCAACTGCAGTAGCGTCGGGTTTTGTTCCGATTCCTTCCGACAATGAAACGGGTTTTGCCGAACCGATCAGTAGTGACGGATCAGACGGTAAAccgaatgaaatcgcaatttctaGAGTTGTCCGTCCGACAGAGATCCTAAACGGTCCAACAAAAGTTACTAAAGAACAAGGTAAAGAAAAACGTGCGAGGGATTATCACGACTTGTGGCATTTGCGTACTACGCTTGAGATGGAAGACACGGCTAGTTCTACTGGGTCATCAGAACCCGACACAGTTGTCCCTGCAAACGGTAGCAAAGACAATTTAGGCCCGACACAGGCACAGGTTAATCAACAAGAACCCGAAATTCCACGTCTGGATGTCCGAGATACTGAAACTGGCACACAAACGTGGCCACTTGAAGAAGAAACTGAAGACGAAAAACACCGCTTATGTGTCATACAAAGGCACAAATTACACGCGCGCGGGGATCAACCAGACAGTTTTGAGCAAATCTTTAGTAGTATTAGCACGGAGGAATCTGACACATCAGAACGTAGTAAGGGCGGGGATAGTTCAGGAAAAGATAGTGCTAGTAAGCTCCGTCAGATGCAAGCGGACAGCGGTTATACATCGATCGAACATAAAAATGAGCTATCTGACCAACAAAAGAGACAGTTACTCTTTACTACGAGTGATCGGGATAGCACAAGCATTGAGAGTATGTACACACCGATTTTGTCAAGTGAAACGAGCCCAATAGGAGATAGACCAACATCTTCTGAAACGGACGGAACAGCTGGTGACTCTATCGACACTATTAAAGATGAACCTGGGAACCTATTTGGACGTAAAAGGTCAGATCGGAAGACCGCCTCGACAAAGAGACGTGAATTTACTAAAGGCAAAGGAGAAGCCATATTCGGTAGTTTTAGCTTTCCCGAAGAAGACAGTGAACACGGGTCTGTAACGAGTGAAAAATCAGTGTATATGGCGTCTGATTCTCAAGGTGAATCGCCTGAACGGCGACGCCCACGAATGGGACGATTATTCCGATTATCACGAGAGGAACGATTGAATGTGTATCCTAAAGGACGTGATTATAGTATAGATGAAAAAACAGACGTGTTGTTTAAGGAGTTTTTACGACAGGACGCCATGTTTGAGACATCTCAGCGTCGTGCACGACCAACACGTGGTCGCCGATTATCTCTTCACCACAAACAACACAGTGACTCGTTCGTAGAAAGTTCAAGTAAAATTATGGAGGTACCGTTAGAACAAGCTCGTAGTGCTAGCTTTGATACTCGTGGTGAAACTGCGAAAGAGCGCCTGACACATTTGTTGCCCGCTAGCGCTTCGTCGTCACGATCTAGGATAACACCTCAAGATAGTATCGAAGAGGAGTATTTGCGAATTGAAAGTAGCAAAATGTGGGATGGACATCCACCACCTTCTACGAGAGAAACTGATAATAATTTGAATGTTCCCCATGAGAACACACTCAGCGTGCCCCATGATCCTGTATTAAAAGAATCCTCAAAACGTGGACCACCTGTTAGGTCACAAAGTGCCGCAGCAGCTCCTGGGTATGGGCCATCGGAGGGACCTGTCCATTTAGGTCTCGAGGACGTTAGCTCCCGACGTAGTGCCTTTCGCGCAGTAAGGAAGTCTCCTCTTCTAAAGAGATCATATGCCTTAGAGGACGGTAGTAGCGTTGGTGGAGATCCACCCGAAGCAACCACCCATACGGAACCCAGTAGGGTAGCAGCACAACCACCAGCAGTAGCGAGTACGTCCCCTGGATCAAAAAGTCCAAAAAGTCCACGTAGTCCAAAGGTTAGGCCTCGACAACCTTCTCGG TCCATGGCACTCACCACGCATGCCTCGCTCACCGCCACGGTCACCACCCGTTCGCCACACCCGGAGGCGAGTCCCCGATCAGGTCGAAGGTCAAAGTCACCTCTACGTCATCAGAGTACCGGAAGTAGTCAAGGCAGTGTTGAAATAGCGGAAGCATTAGAATCTCAAAGAGCATTTCATCTTGCAGTGCCTGGTACACCACCGGACAGACCACACAGTGCGTCATCTGTACATCGCCTCCAGCAAGAGGCACGAGCGCCCCCATTTAACAGACGACACAGCGATGAAGCTTTTGAGGCAAATGAATCTAAAAGGTCTTATGACCATAGCCGATCACCACGACCTCATAGAGCTCACGCCAGATTACAAGGGCGCCCACCCACTAACAGAACAAGCTCTGAAAATAACATATTTGACAGACAAAATAAAAGTGGTTCTGAGAGAGACTTACGAAGGCAACAATATGGGCGTGCGCATAGTGCACTTGATGTATTCGCCGCACAAAAACCATATAGAGAAGCACGGGATAGGGATAGTAGAGACAGAGATAGTAGAGACAGAGACGGTAGAGACAGAGATGTTCGAGACAGGGATGGCAGGGACAGGGAAGGTAGAGAAAGGGATACTAGAGATTTACGCGAGCAGAAGGCGAGAAGAACACCAGATAGGGACCGAGAAAGAGAGCGGTACTTTGCGCGCTCTCAAACATTCGACTGCCCCATTAGTCCATCGCGCGAGCGACCACCACGTGATCGTCGGTATGCTGGTAGTCCAGATCGAGATCGACCTCTGCCGCCGCGAGAACGAAGACACCCGGAAAGTCCTGATCGTGATCGACAGAGACCGGCGACATTTATCCGGAAGTCCTGA